In one Methylocaldum szegediense genomic region, the following are encoded:
- the epsF gene encoding chain length determinant protein EpsF: protein MSLLQLILILLARWRAVLLTFLLTVSVTVGISLLMPKTYTASASVLVDFKGGIDPITGMMLPGQMVSGYMNTQVDIITSRNVALKVVDALKLTESPDTIKAFHEATRGRGSIRHWLADAVVKNLSVKPSRDSSVINIAYSAPDPDHAAAMANAFAQSYIQTSLELKVEPARTQAAWFEDQLRNLQRNVEEARTRLSEYLQQTGIVASDERLDVENARLAELSSQLVVAQAQTYDSLTRQKQAAEAFAQGRLDELPDVQTNSMVQSLKSELARSEAKLAEAAEQLSRNHPKYQSLQAEVDKLKRKVAEEIQAVKSAIANAAIHAQRHEAEIEKALAEQKARVLKLKEQRDRVMLLTREVENAERTYDTAKQRTEQIRLESQRNQTEIALLNPAIPPLYPSKPRIFLNTVIAMVLGVLLGVGVGLLREVLDRRVRSEDDVDPALGIPLLASISGHRPNRWAWLINKAELPTAGLFQ from the coding sequence CGCGTCTGTGTTAGTCGACTTCAAGGGCGGGATAGATCCCATTACTGGCATGATGTTGCCGGGGCAAATGGTGAGCGGCTACATGAACACGCAAGTGGACATCATTACCAGCCGCAACGTCGCTCTGAAAGTGGTCGATGCTCTGAAACTCACCGAGTCGCCGGATACCATCAAAGCATTCCATGAAGCTACCAGAGGACGGGGCAGCATACGGCACTGGCTTGCGGATGCCGTAGTCAAGAATCTGAGTGTCAAGCCCTCCAGAGACAGCAGTGTCATTAACATCGCCTATTCAGCGCCTGACCCGGACCATGCCGCGGCGATGGCCAATGCCTTCGCCCAATCCTACATTCAGACCAGCCTGGAGTTGAAGGTCGAACCCGCTCGTACACAAGCGGCGTGGTTCGAGGATCAGTTAAGGAACCTGCAGCGCAACGTGGAGGAGGCGCGGACACGGCTGTCGGAATATCTGCAACAGACCGGCATCGTGGCGTCGGATGAGCGTCTGGACGTAGAAAACGCACGACTTGCCGAATTGTCGAGTCAGTTGGTCGTTGCACAGGCACAGACGTACGACAGCCTGACTCGTCAGAAACAGGCTGCCGAAGCATTTGCCCAGGGGCGCCTGGACGAACTGCCCGACGTCCAGACAAACAGCATGGTGCAAAGCCTCAAGAGCGAACTGGCCCGTTCGGAAGCGAAATTGGCGGAAGCGGCTGAACAACTCAGTCGAAATCACCCGAAATACCAAAGCTTGCAGGCTGAAGTGGACAAGCTGAAGCGAAAAGTTGCTGAGGAAATTCAGGCAGTCAAGAGTGCCATCGCTAATGCCGCTATTCACGCGCAGCGGCACGAAGCCGAAATCGAAAAAGCCCTTGCCGAGCAGAAAGCGCGGGTACTGAAACTCAAGGAGCAACGGGACCGAGTCATGCTACTGACCCGGGAAGTCGAGAACGCAGAGCGAACCTACGATACCGCAAAGCAGCGGACAGAACAGATTCGACTCGAGAGCCAGCGCAATCAAACGGAAATTGCCTTGCTCAACCCCGCAATCCCTCCGCTTTATCCCTCAAAGCCGCGTATTTTTCTGAATACCGTCATTGCCATGGTTTTGGGGGTGTTGCTGGGTGTTGGTGTTGGATTGCTGAGAGAAGTTCTGGATAGACGGGTCCGCTCCGAAGACGATGTCGACCCGGCTTTGGGTATTCCGCTCTTGGCATCGATTTCGGGGCACCGGCCAAATCGTTGGGCATGGTTGATCAATAAGGCCGAATTACCTACAGCAGGTTTATTCCAATGA